In the Uranotaenia lowii strain MFRU-FL chromosome 1, ASM2978415v1, whole genome shotgun sequence genome, aaacaagtttttttctgaacagaaatcataactttatttcaaaaataattcttcATTTATTTCATCAATAAGAAATTAACCAATAACCTGATCCAGGCGTTCATCGTGCTCCTTTAGGTCCTTTCCTTCAACGAGCACGTCATCAAGGTACCAGAATACCCCATCGCAGCCACGCAGAGTCTCGTCCATCGCTTTCTGAAATAGCTCCGGAGCAGTGACCAATCCAAATGGCAATCGTTTGAAACGATATAGTCCTCGTCGTGTCATGAAGGTTGTCACGTCTCTGGACTCTTCTTCTAACTCAATTTGTAAGAACGCCTCCTTAATATCAAGTTTACTCCACAATCTGCCACGTCCTAGCTTTGCCAAGTAGTCATCCACTGATGGCATTGGATGGTGTTCCCTCAACACCGCTTCATTCACTCTCCGCAAATCGAGGCATAGTCGCGGTTCCCCGTTTGATTTTCCAACCACAACCAGTGGTGAAACCCAGGTCGTAGGTCCTGATTTTACTTCAATGATGTCTCGTTTAAGTAACTCATCGAGTTTCCGGTCCACTGCTTCTTCCAGTGGTACGGGAATGCGTCGCATAGGTTGGTAAACTGGAACTACTTCTGGTAGCATCCGTATCTTTGCGTTTACACCCTTCATCTTCGAGAAAGGACTACCTTCGATGCTGTTTATGTGGAGCCCAACCTTCAGCACACCTAATTCCTTAGCAGTCTTATCCCCCAGTAGACACCGTTGCCCTCCTTCGACAACGAAAAACTCTGCCCTAATGCGTTGATCTCCAACTGAAATATTTGCAACGAATGATCCGAGAATAACGAGAGGCGCCATACTTCCGTAGGCACGTAAGATCCGGGAACTGCCTTTCTTTGATGTAAACACCTCTATCTGCTCGCTTTTCATCTTCTGCCACATCTCTCCACTGATAAGATTGGCATCGGCACCAGAGTCGACCAGCATTTCCACAGAAACTCCTCCAATCACACACGCAATAACGTTAGACTCGTTACCTGAATAAAAGGCAGAGGAAGAGGCTCAAGAAActaaaagttcggataacattcctctatcaggtttgatcagctcaATCGTGTATTGTaataatacaacttcttttcaactcaatttttaagtagctaAACGAACTTTatagttgacaaaaagttcgtatAAATAGCTAAACAGCTTCTAACCAGCTTCTAAAAGCACTGTTATAAGCagtaaaaaatcgataaaaatactTCTTCAATTCTTCATGTGTCACCTTCTCAAGTCcgctaatttgattcaaattaaacaACCATATTTGTTACTAGACTCACATTCAAACAACTCACGAGGATACCGCTTGAAAATCGAGCTACATACTTGCTgctctatatgaacatcatgagtaggccACGATTTTGcttgatgtgatgattttctttaaaacgaccATCGAGTTCGTAATTTCTACTTCATTCccatttattttcaagctattaaaaagttcttccggaactaaATGAAGTACAAGTAGactaatggcgtatttttttttgattccggatttggctctggaaccgtcagaataaaaaagcaactttcgggtttcgagttattccatacgtaggtgtgcgtgagaacgagcgcaatgtttacatgcagctgtcattttgttctcccttctggatttcttcattcggttcttcacatccggattgcctttttcgtgttcggattgcactggacagcagatagtacgattttgcttggctgagaggttcaaaatcgcggcaataatcattttcccgttcattatttcaactgttttgctttcagccaaaaacagctgtctaatgttttgacaacaacgttgagagtattggtgaacttctcgcaaaactgactttcttctcagggcgactccgtccgtttttcgagcgaacctaggttgcctctcgagcaataaatgagcacgatgacagcagttagagcgaacctaggttgcctctagtttgcctccaggtgaaaaaaaatacggtataataCAGACTGGACactctttttcagtttttcgcaAATGTTATGGGCAATGTCGGCACCAGAGGAGCGTCGATCGctaaaaataaactgaaatcaTCGAAGCTGGCGATTttatttcgatcaaattttcATCGTTGAAATGCAAGTTGCCATggaatgattgtttttgtttattgggTCCAAACGAAGAAATTAATCGCAAGGAATATTGGTGTGGCAAACATCCTGCCTAAAACGATCGGGGCAACGAGTGTTGAACCAATGTAGTGCAACAAGCTGATGATTAGTTTTAGGTAATTTCTTTCCGATTGATAAATAGGTTTATTTCAAAAGACATTTATTTCCAGCTCACTTATTTCAACCACTTCCGTTAGTTACTTGAAACACTTCTTCCGCAATCCGATTTGACTAAATGCCGTCGATGATTGCAACATTTGCCACCTTTACCTATACTAGAAATGCAAGGAAAATGGCTTTAAATTCTTCCTATGCTAATGGTAGAAGGGAAAGGAGGCTTCTTTACCAATAAAATATGATTCTCTTTTTGTAGGATATGAAAAGGGATTAAAGatagaagaattttaaaaaaaatcgttcattcATAGTGCGACATTTGATTCCCAACATataatgaatctgaaatcttacaaataaaagttaatttaaaaagaattatttttaaggaaatatCTAAATCAAAATGTATTATTGTCAATTGCACGAGtttttagactattgagagaatctgatttgacagataacaattccgcactcactaacaccatcacatCCCGAGTAGCAAAGACCGTGGTTTTAATATAACCGaacaatgattttaaatttaacaataaacttcATCCTAATATCTTAATCTTAATCAACCACTTTAAATCTTGAAATCGTCATAATTTTAATGGTAACCGTGAAATATATCGTTTATTCATTGTACTTCATAGTTGCCGAATGTGTCAGAAACATGATataacagcaattttcttgTGATTTTTATGGATACAGTGAATTTGATGGTAAAATTGTAATCCAAACCATacgaaaattgataaatttttcctatttttactTCTTTCGAATTATCCGTGTAAGAATTTGACGCataacacgtttttttttgtcggacATTTTTCGCTCGAAGCCAACGAATATAAAACGGATTTGATAGTGTTCTAACTCAAGGAGGTGGAGGATTTTATCTCCAGCATTGCAACCAACGACCAGTGAAAATATCTGCAAATATGTTTAGCGGAGATGGTTATTTGGCAACAATCAGCATACCTCAGAGGTGAGACTCATTTTTCACTTTCCAAATAAATctttctaaatttcaatttaacaatttaaacCAAACACAGGGTAATGCACATTCAATCGGAGCCATACGAGGAAGAGCTCACCTGTATGAGCATTTTCCGGAATGACAGTGAACTGGCAGTGGATTCGTCGGAAGGAAACTTTCACATCTTCAACTCGGGTGAGTTTGAATATTGCAGTGACGCATTCACCGGACCGAAAGCCGGGGTCAACAAAATTGTTCCCATCGGCGAACAAATAGCTGTGATCAGATGTGAGGATGGATTTCTGCTGGCAATGACGAAATCATCCCGGGGCTGGAGGAGATGGACCAGATAAAGATGTGCCAAGGCCGTGGTTGCGCAAAGGAGCCCACCCAATACGCCGtgcaaaatgtgacaaattataaaaatattcaaatgagTATATCATTGTGCCAAAGAAaaccgtttaaaaaaataaatattcttgaaaacaaataataaagttacttttttcaatttaattttgagaaaaaaattaataaaatcaatttccaacCATGAAATTTCACGGTTATGAAGGCTTTAACATATTATGAATAAACATTGAATTTCATTGTGGTTCATCATCGTAAAAACCATTGAAATTCAATGCAAAACGATAAATTTAACAGTTTCATCGAAAAATACTGGAAGCTGTAAAAACCATAAACTTCATGTTATTGTGTTCCAGAATGTATgagaaaaagttcattttttcattgttaagttgcttaacaaccacCTTTTTTCATGGTGAATTTTGCCGaaaccataaatttcactgtaaaaGAATATGAATTTGACAATGCTTTCAAGGTTTCATGCACCATGATTCGCATAGTGTCAACTATAAAACTCATGGTTGCGTGAAAATgtaattcatggttttttcataatgtttttctattcgggattctttatataaactacCCGAATAGCCAAGACCGTGGTATTAGTataacaaaacaataattttcaatttaacaataaacttcatcgtaaaaactaaatatttatcaaccgataaaaatcttgaaactaCTATAATTTGGAAAGTCACCATTAAGTAtattgttatttcaaaatcttccataGTTGACATTTCTATCAAAAGCATGGTTGCACAGTTTTTTTCTTGTAACTTTTAATGTTACAATGTATTTCAAGGTAAAATGAAAATCCAAACCATacgaaaattgataaatttttgctcttttgcccttttacaattttccgtgtagagaaattttttcgcgctctaactttttttacggaTAATCTTTTCGTGATTTTCGCGGCTGAAATCAGGTTATCCGGAAAAGCTCCGAAATCAACCTTGCGGGATTTGAATAGGGCGGATAGGGAGAGGATGCCTTCAACTGCAGTGATGATGGTAAGAACTTTTATTATTATAGGTATTCATTGATTTGTATGATGatagaaatttcttttatttcagaACCTGCGACGGCAAAGTTCCCCAACTTCAGGTAAGGCCCGCATACAATTTGGCTGGCGTGGGCAGGTCAGACGTCCGACGCAGCCGTGTCCCAGAGGATGGTTGTGGAGAAGAAGGCTCAAGAACCGCCGGTGTTGAAGGTTGGAGATCAGTGGCTGAAGTGTAAACACAGAGAATGTAAATGGTTCGATAGTTTTTTACAGCAGGTAAAAAGTGACAagccttttatttttaaatactaagaacttgaataaaaaatgatgaaaacaaacggaatagttattttaaattttattttgaaatataaatataataagaaaaacaactgaaaacaataattcaaaCCATGAAATTTCACGGTTCAGAAATCATTATAAATTATGAATTAACCTTGATGTTCACCATCGTCAGAACGATATGAATTCAACATAAAACAACGATTTTCAcagtttccttaagaaaattGGAAGCTGTAATGATCATTAACTTAatcgttttttgtttcaaaatgtacacagtaaacgaaaattaccgagttcggtaatttttttaccgaaatcctaacatgtggagttcgttaaaccgttcggtaatttttctcatggcagagaagtgacagctgtcaaatattacagaCCTTTTTCGGTAAAACATTACCGAAACTCGACAGATCATGACTAAGATCATCTGTCAAATTATTGACAGTTGTCAACGTGATAGCTCGTTATATTACCGAACAACGGTGTTGTACAACCGAAATGCCTGTAATTATTACTGAAAGGGCGGTAATTTTTAACCGGAAAACTTTAGAAGCTCGTTAACATGTACCGAACAACCGGAATAGTTACCGAAATACcagtaattattaccgaaatacctaaaattattaccgaaatacctgtaattGCTATTAAAATGcgggtaaatattaccgaaatactgtgatttttttactgaaaatctgtaaatgctctgtaatatttaccgaacaacTGGTGGATTTTACCGAAATGTTTGTAATTATTACTGAAATACCACtaaattttaccgaaaaatctgttatttttaccgaaaactcGGTAGCTTTTACCGGAATGTCGTCTATATTTAccgaaaactgattttttttttcggtaattattaccgaaaaccGTTAAAACGTTCGGTAATTTCAGCTTATGATGCTCAGTGCATTACGCGAGATTATCGGAGTCTCCAGAAAACACTTAAagcgaaatatttcaattgtgATGGactgaataataatattttaaaattataaaaatttcaaaggtatcttaaaattaattattataaaaaacagTCATCTGTGCTCGTCAGAATAAACAAATTTCGTTTCAAGTGTTATCTGGAGACACTGATCATCTCGCGTTATGCGCTGTGCATCATAGGCTGAAATTACTGAACGTTTTACTATTTCCGGTTATGATAACCTTAAATTTAACGGCTTCGGtcaatattcaataaaaaatggctTTGGCTACCAAGTTATGAAATAAAGACCtaaaaaagaagaatattttGAGTTGAGGTGGAACAACTACACTCATGGAAATGATTATGAATTAACGCTTACCTTCATTTACGACGACCAAATCAATTCATAAATCAAAgctgttaataaattttaatttctaaattccatttattaataaattacttgaaCATTGTCATGGGAATCATCTGTTTCAATTCCTGGTTCTGCTGCCAATAGGCCCCAATCACATTCTGGACAATCCTTACCAGATACTTGGCGTAGAGTTTAGGCCACAATTTGTTCTGTACCAGCGTTACGTTGCGGAACATCTGAACCGTGCATTATTGCCCGTAGCGCCCGTTCGATGCATTGCGACAGATCAAACTGTTTGATCCGCGGAAAGATACGTCTATGTAGCTAAGCTCCTGGTTGATTTTCGTTGGCCAAAAAGTGTCAAGtatctaaaaaatatacaattttgttaaagaaaGGGTTGAAACGtggattatgaaattttgatctacCTCGATTTTGTGTATTCAGGCAAACGATACACACTATTaaatttttggtgtaaatttatgtcaaattggatgcacaaaattgaagcatcacttATGACATAATTTTACACCAGAGAACGACACaaacgcttgaagccataaattgcgaaaaacaaataattagATTCTTactgatgtaaatttatgtcaaattggatgcacacaATAAAAACGTCGcattttacataaaattacactcTCTTTGACGTAAAACTATAGAACCATAAATTCAAGCGACCTCAAGGATTTATTCAGAGATATAATGATAATATGCGTTTTGTGTTCCATAAATTTGTATTACAATTACAGTTCGTTTGATGAATATACAATCTTTTAGCTAACATAATGATAATTGGAATACTGTTTTAGTCAATTACTAACTATCGGATGCCAACATGTAGCTACATTTTGAGAGTTGGCGCAGTAGTTTAAAATTGAACCGTTTATAGAAGATAATGTTTTAGTCAAATACCGTACGGAGTACAGCTTCTTCAAATTCGTCATAATGGCATGATCGATAAAACAATTTAAAGCTATCATTTTGGCGTGATCATATTGAGAAAGTGACACCAACCTTTCGACGAAATTCATTCCCGTCTGTGAAATTAGCCTGTTGGCTTATCGACAAACTCAGTAGCATCGGATCTTAATAAACCATGCTTAAAATTGATGCGCACAaatcgtttgtttgttttctttttgtcaagCCGTTGTTCGAGTTGTGGCGGAAATGACCGGCTCTACGGAACAGGAAAGAGAACCATTTCCAAAGGCAAAGGAATTATTTACAGCAATATGAACTTAATGCATTCCATATGCATAAGATTCTGTCAAAAGAAATGCATAGCTAATTAAGAATCGATGAAACTACGTTCGACGAAACTCGCGCTTAGTAAAGGAATACGCCTAAAGGTAGACTGCTCGACAAGAGCAGATGACGGATAAATTGGTTCAAATTCGAGTCTTAAATACGCCAAAACGTTGGCTTCAACGAGGCAGATGCGTTTGGCGAAAAATTGTGCAGCCTACGAAATTTGTATTTCGGAACAAACTATCGGACCTTTTGGTTTCGAAAATTCTGCCGTGCGGGTAGTGCGGACCGGTATTTAGAAGTCTGACATTTCATAACGTCctagaatgaaaaataaatacttaAATGAATTTTGTCCCAGGAATTATTTTAGGTATAAACGTACCTGAGTTTTGGTTTTTTACGAAACTAAGTTTCTAGGATCGACTTGAAATCTTTTCCGTTAGTCATAGTTCCAGCGAGtattattaaaataacaaattaaatgTGTTACGGCACCGGTGGAACCTTTAACGGGTTGTTGAtgctaattgaatttatttttatggcaCCGAACTCTGCACTCttcatttttcctttaaaataataaaaaaaaatctttaccatcattattttaaatagttttcaattAGTAATTCATACCAGTTTAGGAATTGATACCAGGTACTGCATTGCTAAGCGTTGGCTCAATCGAGTGCCTGGTTAGTTTGAGAATCTAGGATTACCTTGTTTTCAGTTGACTAATTCACGGTAGATGCTATTGGCATTTTTCGAAATGCCCATTATCTCCTTTGCTTCCTCGGTCAGGCATTCGGGTTCCAAATTTCCCACTAGTTTAGACATCTCGATAAAGCATCTTGATAAAATGTGTCAGTTCCTTCCTTGCCGTTTCTCACATCGATACTTTTAGGTCTGCAATTCCGGCAGTTGACCGGTGACAAACTTCGTTCATCAAGCTCTCGATTTCGATGATACTGTGGACCGTGTACGAAGAGCAATTGCATCAGCTGTTGGGGAATCGGGATAGCAACTATTACTCAGCGGAACAAAAAGTTGTATGGATTGTCTGCTTACCATTTTCATAGTTGTTTCCGGACTGGTTTCACTATTAATTTCTTCCACGTCAGCTAGCGCCGTTGTTATATTGATCACAAACGGTTGTTACATCTAAATGTAGAATGGATAAGATTGTGAAAGGTATTATTGGCAAACGAAAGCAAAGATAGTTCTACTTACAGAGCTTTTAAATTTCAGCAAGACTCCGAACGTTCCAAACCAGCTGAaaactttgtttacatttttaggATTGCCGTTGGgatgctcattttttttaatcaggcgtacataaaattacatctaagaatatttaaatttcgcttttgtgatttaaaattatgttttttgaaatttatacttCAATTGATTCCATAAACTTTTTCGAGTGTGTAAAGtttagatgcaaaatgatgTGAATTTAAATCATTCATTAATTAGATCAAATAATTATGAGGTCACGAAGCGTTAATGGCtcgtttaattttataatatttttggtgTGTaactgtcgatttctgagaccAAATCAGCAGTCATTCACGGTATTTTGTAGAGGAGTCTGCGTAAGAATTATCTGTCGGCTGCCAAATCCAAGTTCCTgtaagagaaaaataatctcATTCGAGTATCATTGTATTCCCGAAAAGACTGCTAATCAATGATTTCTAGCGTCCATAGTCATCTTTGAACTGTAGAATTGACTCACTTAACGTTTTGTCCTTATCTAACTAGGTAGTtagacaaaattgtaaaatttacaaacacagaaaacgagaaaaacgaCTCATtacaaaacgaataaaaaagaattcacAGACAATagtcttaaaattttcagaaacatCTTTACGAAAATACAAaggttaaacaaaaattaacttgTAAGCTTTCTTACATGAATACAATTTACCTTAACAAATGCTGCATTTATGTATCAGTGGATGTGGTAGCTTTATCCGGGCTTGATTGTATGGCACACAATCCATGGAAcgaatttttttccgaaacagTCGAGCCACACTAACATGTCTCTTGAATTCGTCTTTGACCTGgtaacgaaatttcaaatttattaaaatgacgATAATTgacataagaattaaaaataattctcacCAGAAAATTCTGCAGTTCTTTCCACTTATCATCGAGCGGAGTGGTTCCGTTCAACGTTTTCATGTCCATACTATCGACAAACTTTTGCAGCCATTCGAACTCTTGTGGAACTATACTTGAGAGTGGACTGATCCTCAAAGGGTTCAGACACCGGTTGATCCCGGATTTTGACTAAACGAGGCTTCGGTTAAAATCGATCTAGCAGCGGGATCAACCTGTGGCACGCTTTTCTTTAAGCTTGCAACCGGGCTGTTGGTGCCGGGTTGCCGAGATTCATTGCGACCACTTCTGAGACAGATTAAACTCTGGTAGAGGTGAGGACCTCACTTATGAATTTTGATCATCGTCGCGGATGTCGGTCTTCGAGCTCTGAGTCTGTggggttggagtaaaatcgatACCCAATAGAAGATTCAGGTTGCTGTTTGATGAGTCTAGTGCGATGGGAGATGATGAAGATGAAGCTGCTGATGTTGCTGCTGGAGTGGATGAAAACGATTTTGGTCATTATTTGAATTGGCGCTGGAATGAAGCCAATCAAAGTTCCGATCCCGCCAGGCGTAGGATGAAGTTCAACACCacttgatgatgatgacgatggttTGTTTATGCTGGTTATGGAGGTGGTGGGACAGATTGGCAAGAACTGCTCGAATAAGGAATGGATTGTTGTTCCGGTCTTTCACCGGCTCCTGCGTTGCTATTGAAAAATTGTGGATGTGAGCAATTTGAATGTAGGGATTGTCTGAATGTGGAATATGTGGTTATgagtaaaataacaaaaaatgacaatttaaaaCACGTCAATTCTTGACACTGAACGTAAATATTATGCagaaaaagtcatgaaaataagtttgagtcttcttttttattctaaaattacaatttgTATACCAGTTTATTTACCTTACTCATCAATGGTGTTTCCTCTACGTCAAATAATTTTCTAACTCGTGCACGAAACACAactgaaacaattaaaaaacttCCACTTGCGTACATTgcgctttttttttgctcgcaACTGCTGAACGGCTGTTAGATACAAGAacgaaacgaaaataaaatggCAGTGAAACGTTTCCTATTTGTATTTGCCTATTTTACAGCGGAAGCGGGATGCCAATAAGACTTTGTGGTATtaagagagagagagacagCTGCGCTCAAAGCTGCCAGAAAAAGACACTTGAAATTTGATGTCTGTTTTGACAGCGACAATGATTTACAGANNNNNNNNNNNNNNNNNNNNNNNNNNNNNNNNNNNNNNNNNNNNNNNNNNNNNNNNNNNNNNNNNNNNNNNNNNNNNNNNNNNNNNNNNNNNNNNNNNNNNNNNNNNNNNNNNNNNNNNNNNNNNNNNNNNNNNNNNNNNNNNNNNNNNNNNNNNNNNNNNNNNNNNNNNNNNNNNNNNNNNNNNNNNNNNNNNNNNNNNNNNNNNNNNNNNNNNNNNNNNNNNNNNNNNNNNNNNNNNNNNNNNNNNNNNNNNNNNNNNNNNNNNNNNNNNNNNNNNNNNNNNNNNNNNNNNNNNNNNNNNNNNNNNNNNNNNNNNNNNNNNNNNNNNNNNNNNNNNNNNNNNNNNNNNNNNNNNNNNNNNNNNNNNNNNNNNNNNNNNNNNNNNNNNNNNNNNNNNNNNNNNNNNNNNNNNNNNNNNNNNNNNNNNNNNNNNNNNNNNNNNNNNNNNNNNNNNNNNNNNNNNNNNNNNNNNNNNNNNNNNNNNNNNNNNNNNNNNNNNTATCggtgtttttttaccgaaaatttacTGCAAAgcgatttgtttacataaaaataaacgaactcCGGTAAATTAAGAACTgatttaccgaactcggtaaaaaCAATACGTCAAATTGATCAATTACCGAAATTTTTCGAATTACAGACCAggttctgtaaaataaattaccgaactcggtaattttcgtttactgtgtatggaaaaaagttgattttttaattgttaagttgcttaacaacccccttttttcatggtaaattttgccaaaactatGAACTTCACTGTCGGAAACTATGAATTTGACAGTTTATTCAAGGTTCCATAAACCATGATTCGCATAGTTTCAACCATAACATTCATGATtgcgtgaaaatgaaattcatgatcttttcacaatgtttttctattcgggtaCCATGagctaaaagttgaaaagggactatatgaaaaaaggaccaacatcagaattcagttacttcaaattatttctaccaaaaaatcaactttcatacgcaccgttgccgtctttaacaaactgcgtagattgcacctatttagacccccgtgcaaataatttgtGCGCCGTAAAATCTGCTCACAgacctatacatagacaataggtggtatgaaaaaaacctagcaattgcttttgctaaaccaaatcgagcagtcgagcagtcgtttaaagcaattgcttcggttgatatgaataaagttttttttgacagctgttttctctgtcaggagcttttacttttagaacaagctaatttggtatgaataaagcccaaatctgaagtAATCGCTCGATaaatctcctagcaattgctttattttctaagcatgctcggtagcagacttttccaataaaaaattctttagcaatgtcatgaatttattaaattagcaatattacgcttcaatacaattcaaaaaggcattttcaacattgaTAAAGAAAAGTCGCAGTGATAATCCAGCTTTTTTTcgtattcctgtcgttgtatgaaatgattcgtctaagatgaaactaaacaaatcaatcagtaaatattccaaattaaaaattccggctatagtggaagaagttccaatcggcttgaagttggaagaaaattgtaataatttaaaacataattcagacttccatatttatatgatttttttataatcctaagatttgaaaaaaaaatttaaattaagatgcgtgcctattgcctattttttatacatcggattatcccgatccgaatacgtgtgggagagctatgataaatgttaaagtTAGGTGTTGTGTCGTGTCGTCCGCGTCCGTACAATGAATGCCGTTCTCAAGGCGGATTCTCCACCGCGTGCCCGTCTGTCAAACTGTCTGCCAGTCTAGTCTCATATTGTACATCGTTGGATGCAAGGTTGCCAATATCATTGAATTGACATGTATGAGTAAATGCAATATACTACAACCCCC is a window encoding:
- the LOC129738786 gene encoding WD repeat-containing protein 55 homolog, which translates into the protein MFSGDGYLATISIPQRVMHIQSEPYEEELTCMSIFRNDSELAVDSSEGNFHIFNSGEFEYCSDAFTGPKAGVNKIVPIGEQIAVIRCEDGFLLAMTKSSRGWRRWTR
- the LOC129738785 gene encoding uncharacterized protein K02A2.6-like, producing the protein MLVDSGADANLISGEMWQKMKSEQIEVFTSKKGSSRILRAYGSMAPLVILGSFVANISVGDQRIRAEFFVVEGGQRCLLGDKTAKELGVLKVGLHINSIEGSPFSKMKGVNAKIRMLPEVVPVYQPMRRIPVPLEEAVDRKLDELLKRDIIEVKSGPTTWVSPLVVVGKSNGEPRLCLDLRRVNEAVLREHHPMPSVDDYLAKLGRGRLWSKLDIKEAFLQIELEEESRDVTTFMTRRGLYRFKRLPFGLVTAPELFQKAMDETLRGCDGVFWYLDDVLVEGKDLKEHDERLDQVIG